Within the Arthrobacter sp. V1I7 genome, the region GCCGTCGCCCGCTCCTACGAGGCCCTTTCCGCCGCGGCCAGCCGCCCGCAGCTGTTCGTGTCCACCCCGTACGGTGCGCTCAACGGCCAGCTCGGAACCCTTGCCGCGACCGGCATCGACGCCCTGCACCTGGACGTCTTCAAGGGTGAGGTCCCCTCCGCCGCGGCGCTGGCCGCGCTGGGCAACAAAACCCTCGTCGCCGGCGTCGTCGACGGCCACAACATCTGGCGCAACGACCTCGCCGCCTCAGCGGACAAGATCGCCGAGCTGCAGAAGTCCGTCGCCAGGCTGGCCGTCAGCACCTCCACCTCCACCCAGCACGTTCCGCACGACGTCGACGAGGAAGTCCAGCTCTCCGCCCAGCTGCGCAGCTGGCTTGCCTTCGCCGACCAGAAGGCCGCCGAGGTTGTCACCCTCGCCGGCCTGCTGACCGACCCGGCCGCCGTCCGGCCGGCCATCGACGAGGCCACCCGCATCATCGCTTCCCGTGCCGCCGCCGAGGGTGTTCAGCGCGCCGACGTCCGGGCCCGCGCCGCGGCCCTGACCGCCGCCGACTTCAACCGCTCCGAGTATGGTGTCCGTGAAGCAGCCCAGGAGAAGTCCCTGGCCCTGCCGCCGCTGCCCACCACCACCATCGGTTCCTTCCCGCAGACCGCCGAGATCCGCACCGCCCGGGCCCGCGCCAACAAGGGTGACCTCAGCACCGAGCAGTACGAGCAGCTCATGAAGGACGAGATCAAGCGCGTCGTGGAGCTGCAGGAAGAGCTCGGCTTCGACGTCCTGGTCCACGGCGAGCCCGAGCGCAACGACATGGTCCAGTACTTCGCCGAAAACCTCGAAGGCTTCGACGTCACCGTGCACGGCTGGGTCCAGTCCTACGGCTCGCGCTGCACGCGTCCCTCGATCCTGTGGGGCGATGTCACCCGCAGCGCCCCCATCACGGTGGAATGGGCCCGGTACGCGCAGTCCCTGACCAACAAGCCGATGAAGGGCATGCTCACCGGCCCGGTCACCATCCTGGCCTGGTCCTTCGTCCGCGACGACCAGCCCCTCGGCGAGACCGCCAACCAGGTGGCCCTCGCCCTCCGGGACGAGATCGCGGACCTCGAAGCCGCCGGCATCCAGGTCATCCAGGTGGACGAGCCCGCCCTGCGCGAGCTGCTGCCGCTGCGCAAGGCCGACCAGGCCGCGTACCTGGACTGGTCCGTGAAGTCCTTCCGCCTGTCCACCGCCGGAGCCGGGGACAGCACCCAGATCCACACCCACCTGTGCTACTCCGAATTCGGCGCCATCATCGACGCGATCGACGGCCTCGACGCCGACGTGACCTCGATCGAGGCGGCCCGCTCCCGCATGGAGGTCGTCCACGACCTCGAATCCCACGGCTTCGGCCGCGGTGTCGGCCCGGGCGTCTATGACATCCACTCGCCGCGCGTCCCGGGCGAGCAGGAGGTCACCGAACTGCTCAGCACCGCCGTCAAGCACGTCCCGTCCCGCCAGCTCTGGGTCAACCCGGACTGCGGCCTGAAGACCCGGGGCTACGCCGAGACCGAGGAGTCCCTGCGTAACCTGGTCCACGCCACGAAGACGGTCCGCGCCGGACTGCTCGAAGCGGCCAAGTAGCAGCACGCTCAAGCCAATAACGACGCCGGCCGGTCACCTTCTCCAGGTGACCGGCCGGCGTCGTACGTTTTGGTCATCGATTGCTCCCCACCGACCCCCTCGCCTCACAAGTTCGGCCAGGGAACCCTGTCGGCGTGGGCCCCGCGCCGTTTTGAGCTCCCGAAAGGGCAGCTGCTGAGCAATCGATTCAGGACTCCCAGAGGATTTCGTCGTCCACGACGCCGTCCTCGTCCGCCGAGGCCACCAGGACCTCATCGGTGAAATGGGCGCCGAGCGTGAAGTCCAGCACGAAGTAGCGTTCCGGCTGGCCCGGGAAGATGCCCACATGGCCCAGCTTCAGCGCCTTGAGGAAGACCTCGTCGGTGAGCTGGCTTTTGTCCTGGACACCGAAGACCTTCTGCAGGTGCTCACTCTTGATCGCGTTGCAGTGGAAGTGACGGTACTCCTGCGGGCTGGTGCCTTCCTGCTCCAGCTCCTCGGCGATCATGTCGCGGACCTGGTCCACGAGTTCGGGTAGGAAGCGCAGCCGGTAGTCAACCTTGTGCAGAGCCGCTTCGTCGAAACGTTCATGCGCATTGACATTGAGGTCAAGCTCCACGGTCTGGCCCGCCAGTTCGTGCTTGGCGGAGAAGTAATGTTCCCTGCCGTGGTTGAGTTCGACCTCACCGAAGTGCTTGCTCGCTACCTTGTTCATATCTTCAACATAGTCCTCAAATCCGGTCCGTTCCAGCGTTCCCAAGCTTTTCTCCGGTACCGCCACGGCTCTCGAGACCGACCCGGGCAAGCGCGCCGCCGCAGCGCCGGCCGGGAAGCTGCCCAGGAAACGCTAGTCCGTCCCGAGCTTGTGCAGGGTGTCGGCCAGGAGCTCCACGAACAACTGCACCTGCGCAGTCTGCTTTTCGTTGATCAGCAGGGCGAAGACATTGCGGGCCAGCCGGATCTCCGGGACGTCCAGCACCACCACTCCGGCGGGGCGATGCAGCAGGGCAAGCTCGGGAACCAGGGCGGCGCCGAGCCCGGCCGCCGCCATTTCCAGGCTGGCGTGGAAGTCGTCACTGTATGCCACCACCCGCGGGTACAGATTGCAGCTGGCGAAGAGCCGCTCAATCACGGTGGCGTCGCTCGTGCCCGGGTGGTGCAGAATCCAGGGCATGTCGGAGAGGTGGTCAGCGGCGACCTTTGAATCCGTGCCGATGCCCCAGGCCGCCGGCAGCACCACCCGGAAGTTGTCGTCCCCGATCCACTGCCGGTTGATGGTGTGCGGCCACGCCAGCCCCGACTGGCCCACCTGGTAGACCAGGGCAACATCGAGTTCGCCCCCGGTGCGCAGGCCCTGGATGGTCTGGGCAGGTTCGGCGACGGAGACGCGCAGGTCAATGCCGAGCTTCTTCCACGCCGGGTTCTGCAGGATCCGCGGCAGCACATAAGTGGCGAGGCTGGGGAAGATGCCGAGCCGGAGCTCCTGGCTCGTGGCGTCCTCGGTCCGGGAGGCCGTGGCCAGCAGCGTCTCAATGTCGGTGAGTACCTTGGCCGCGTGCCGCGTCATCACGACGGCGGCGTCCGTGGGCTGGATGCTGCGGGCCGAGCGCTGGAAGAGGACCACCCCGGTATCGCGTTCGAGGGCGGACATCTGCTGCGAGACAGCCGACGCCGTGTAGCCGAGCCTGCCGGCTGCGGCCGCGAAGGAACCCAGCCGGATCACCTCAACGAGGGTCCGCAGATGGACGGGGTTGATCAAGGACTGCCCTTCGCCTGGTAGCTGAAATCCCGCTTCATTCTGGCACACCCGGGATTCCGGGATCCCGCTGGAACCGCCGCCGCCGGAAATTCAGACTCATCCGGCTGCCGGTTGGGAACGAATTGCCCTCAGACGATTCATTCCGACGATGTCGGCAAGCCAACAGGAGCAGATCAGTGCCACACGCACGACGTGCCGCAGGCGGGACACTTTGAAACCCCGGTCCTGCGCCCTTGATGGATCTCGCCCATCAGCCATGCTGGACGTTAGTCCAGGCTCTTGATCACTTTCATCGTCGGATGCGAAATGATGCGGTGAATCCCGGGGAGCTTGGTCATCTTCTGGGTCTGGAAGCGTTCGTATTCGTTGGCATCGGCGACGTCCACCCTGACGATGTAATCCGGCAGGCCGTAAACGCGCCGGACCTCTGTCACTTCGTCCAGGGCCGCGACGGCTGTTTCGAATTCTTCGACTGTTTGCCGGTTGGTCATGGTGATCTCGACCGACATGATGACGCAGTGACCCCGTCCTGCGGCCGCCGGGTCGATGACCGCCCGGTATCCGGCAATGACTCCGCTCTCTTCCAGGCGCTGGACCCGCCGCAGGCACGGCGCGGGCGTGAGGCCCACCCTCCGGGCGAGTTCAAGGTTGGTCAAACGACCGTCCCGCGAAAGTTGGAACAATATTTCTCGATCAATGCCGTCAAGTGCCCTTTGATTGCTCACAGCACCACTTTAGCGCTCTGTTTGGCAACCATAGATGAATGGATTCTTCCTACTATTGCTCTATGAAACATTACGGGCCCTCCCCGGCGGTTACCGCCCTCGATTGCGTTACGGCCGCGGCCCCTTCCGGGGACGTCCGCATGGCCGTCCGGGCTTCCTTGCCGGCGCTGCTGGGCGCGTTGCCGATGGGTATCGCCTTCGGTGTCGTGGTGGCGCAGTCACCGCTGCCCTGGTGGTGGGCGCCGGTGTTCGCGACCGTGATCTTCGCCGGCTCACTCGAGTTCCTGGTGCTGGGCATGGTCGTCGCAATGGCGCCGCTGGCGTCCATCGCTGCGACGGCTTTCCTGGTGAATTTCCGGCACGTGTTCTACGCGCTCTCCTTCCCGCTGCACCGGGTCCATGGCCGCGGCGCAAAGGTCTACAGCACCTTCACGCTGACCGACGAGGCCTGGGCCCTGACGGCCTCGCCTGAAGCGCAGACCTGGAGCCGACGCCGCATCCTCGCGATCCAGGCGTGCTTCCAGGTCGCCTGGGTCGGCGGGGTCACCGCGGGCGCACTGGGCGGCACCCTGATCCCGAAGGGTGTCGTCGGACTGGACTTCGCACTCACCGCGTTCTTCCTGGTCCTGGGCATCGATGCCTACCGGGTCCGCAAGAACCTGCCCCTGCCGCTGCTCGCCCTGGGCTGCGCACTGACCGGCTACCTGTTCTTCGGTGAAGGGATGCTCATCGCCGCGATGATCCTGTTCCTGGCGGTTCTGCTCGCACACTATGCCCTTAGCCGGAGGAAGAACCACCATGCCTGAGCCGACGTACATCCTCGCGGCCGTCCTGATCAGTTCGGCCGTCACCTGGGCGCTGCGGGCGGCCCCGTTCGCGCTGCTCGCCCCCATCCGCCACAGCGCCCTGCTGCCCTACCTGAACGAGAACATGCCGGTCGGCATCATGACCATCCTGGTCTTCTACACCGTCCGGCACACCCCACCCGCCCTCACGCCAACGGCCGGCGCAATTGCCGCAGGACTGATCGTTACTGCCGGCCTCCACGTGTGGCGGCGGAACGCCGTCCTCAGCGTCCTGGGAGGAACCGCCGTCCACGTGGCCCTGGCATCCACCCTCCCCGTCTGGCCCTGAACCGCCGGCCACGCCACCGATCCGCTCTCGAAGGCCGCGCCACCGACCAGCTCGACCGCCGCATCACCTGCACGGCAACCGCGATCACGAAGTCAACAGTCACATGTAGAGGCCGGCGAGAAGTTCGATGACTTCCTTCATTTCGGCGGGAGGGTCTCTTCTGGACCATGCAATGTAGATGGGGACAGGCGGAGCGTCGCGCACCGGACGGTAGACAACGCCGCGGCGGCGATACTGATGCGCTGTGGACTCGGCGGTGATTCCCCGGGCCTTGCCGCTTCCTATCAGGGTCAGCCAGTCGTCAATGTCCTCGGTGGCCACGGTGGATTGGGGCTGTTCGCCGTCCTTCCAGAGATCAAGCCGCGTGCTTCCAGTGCGCAGGTCAAGCGCCACCGGGCCGTGCGCGACCTGGGCGAGTGTGACCGAACGCCTGCCGGCCAGCGGATCATCACTGGCCATGGCGCAGTAACGCTTTTCCGTTCCAACGAGGACCAGGTCAAACTCTGCAGAGTCAGGAGTCCGCCGGAGGATCGCGAAATCGCTGGTTCCCTCCGCCAGGCCTGCGGTGGGGCTGTTTGTCTTGATGAGTCGGAGTTCAGTGTTCGGGTATGTGGAGGACCAGCGGCGCTGGTATTCGGCTGTATGCCTTCCCAGCGCGGACCACGCATAGCCGATTCGCACCGTGTTGCCGCTGGCTGCGGCGTCATGGGTGAGATCCTCGACGGCGTTGAGCACCCGGCGTGCGTGCCGCAGGGTCCTTTCCCCTGCCAGGGTGAGACCAATGCTGCGCGTGGTCCGGTGAATGAGGCGGACGCCCAGCGCGAGCTCAAGTGCGGCCACGTTCCTGGAGATGGAAGCCTGCGATACCCGCAGCTCCATCGCCGCGTCCGTGAAGCTGCCCGTTTCCACGACGGCAACCAGGCACCGCAGCTGCCGCAATTCAAGGTTCATGGCTGCCAGTCTGTTCATGCAGATAGCGTATGAATACAGGTGTTCATGCATTGGGTGAATTCCCGCCCGCGGCGCACACTGCGGTCATGGACAAAAACACGACTGCAGCTCAGGGAACGAGAGCCGGAGCGGCAACTCTGGTGGTCAGCGCCCTCTCAAATCAGCTGTGCGCTGCGACCGGCTCGATGGCGTTCCCGGGAATGGGCCCGGTGGGGGTAGTGGCCGTGCGGCAGTTCATTGCCGCGGCTGTCTTGTTACCGATCGTCCGCCCCCGGTTCTGGACCCTCACGCGGCACCAGTGGTGGCCCGTTCTCCTGCTTGCCGTGGTCTTCGGAACCATGAACCTCACCCTGTACTCCGCCATAGAACGGGTCGGCCTGGGTCTGGCGGTAACGCTGGAATTCCTGGGCCCATTGTCTGTCGCGCTGCTTGGCTCCCGGAGCAAAGCCAGCGCTTTGTGCGCCGTAGCGGCGGGCCTTGGCGTGGTCGCCATTACCCGGCCGAAGCCCTCCACCGACTATTTCGGCATTGGTCTGGCCCTCGTCGCGGCCGCCAGTTGGGCCGCCTACATCCTGCTCA harbors:
- a CDS encoding LysR family transcriptional regulator codes for the protein MNRLAAMNLELRQLRCLVAVVETGSFTDAAMELRVSQASISRNVAALELALGVRLIHRTTRSIGLTLAGERTLRHARRVLNAVEDLTHDAAASGNTVRIGYAWSALGRHTAEYQRRWSSTYPNTELRLIKTNSPTAGLAEGTSDFAILRRTPDSAEFDLVLVGTEKRYCAMASDDPLAGRRSVTLAQVAHGPVALDLRTGSTRLDLWKDGEQPQSTVATEDIDDWLTLIGSGKARGITAESTAHQYRRRGVVYRPVRDAPPVPIYIAWSRRDPPAEMKEVIELLAGLYM
- a CDS encoding branched-chain amino acid transporter permease, with the protein product MPEPTYILAAVLISSAVTWALRAAPFALLAPIRHSALLPYLNENMPVGIMTILVFYTVRHTPPALTPTAGAIAAGLIVTAGLHVWRRNAVLSVLGGTAVHVALASTLPVWP
- the metE gene encoding 5-methyltetrahydropteroyltriglutamate--homocysteine S-methyltransferase, which encodes MTEKNTTNPTPFPAASILGYPRIGRRRELKKAVEAYWAGKIDAAALDAAAKEIQLGTAKRLQGVGLTEAAAVPGTFSYYDQVLDAAAHLGAVPARFGQLLNAAGQLDIDGYFTLARGNKDQQPLEMTKWFDTNYHYLVPEIGPETSFALTSNRIVEEFEYALANGVETRPYLVGPVTFLLLSKASDDAPAGFSPLSRLEDVLPVYVALLEKLAAAGASWIQLDEPALVVDQDTPAGEIQAAVARSYEALSAAASRPQLFVSTPYGALNGQLGTLAATGIDALHLDVFKGEVPSAAALAALGNKTLVAGVVDGHNIWRNDLAASADKIAELQKSVARLAVSTSTSTQHVPHDVDEEVQLSAQLRSWLAFADQKAAEVVTLAGLLTDPAAVRPAIDEATRIIASRAAAEGVQRADVRARAAALTAADFNRSEYGVREAAQEKSLALPPLPTTTIGSFPQTAEIRTARARANKGDLSTEQYEQLMKDEIKRVVELQEELGFDVLVHGEPERNDMVQYFAENLEGFDVTVHGWVQSYGSRCTRPSILWGDVTRSAPITVEWARYAQSLTNKPMKGMLTGPVTILAWSFVRDDQPLGETANQVALALRDEIADLEAAGIQVIQVDEPALRELLPLRKADQAAYLDWSVKSFRLSTAGAGDSTQIHTHLCYSEFGAIIDAIDGLDADVTSIEAARSRMEVVHDLESHGFGRGVGPGVYDIHSPRVPGEQEVTELLSTAVKHVPSRQLWVNPDCGLKTRGYAETEESLRNLVHATKTVRAGLLEAAK
- a CDS encoding LysR family transcriptional regulator; translated protein: MINPVHLRTLVEVIRLGSFAAAAGRLGYTASAVSQQMSALERDTGVVLFQRSARSIQPTDAAVVMTRHAAKVLTDIETLLATASRTEDATSQELRLGIFPSLATYVLPRILQNPAWKKLGIDLRVSVAEPAQTIQGLRTGGELDVALVYQVGQSGLAWPHTINRQWIGDDNFRVVLPAAWGIGTDSKVAADHLSDMPWILHHPGTSDATVIERLFASCNLYPRVVAYSDDFHASLEMAAAGLGAALVPELALLHRPAGVVVLDVPEIRLARNVFALLINEKQTAQVQLFVELLADTLHKLGTD
- a CDS encoding AzlC family ABC transporter permease → MKHYGPSPAVTALDCVTAAAPSGDVRMAVRASLPALLGALPMGIAFGVVVAQSPLPWWWAPVFATVIFAGSLEFLVLGMVVAMAPLASIAATAFLVNFRHVFYALSFPLHRVHGRGAKVYSTFTLTDEAWALTASPEAQTWSRRRILAIQACFQVAWVGGVTAGALGGTLIPKGVVGLDFALTAFFLVLGIDAYRVRKNLPLPLLALGCALTGYLFFGEGMLIAAMILFLAVLLAHYALSRRKNHHA
- a CDS encoding Lrp/AsnC family transcriptional regulator, which gives rise to MSNQRALDGIDREILFQLSRDGRLTNLELARRVGLTPAPCLRRVQRLEESGVIAGYRAVIDPAAAGRGHCVIMSVEITMTNRQTVEEFETAVAALDEVTEVRRVYGLPDYIVRVDVADANEYERFQTQKMTKLPGIHRIISHPTMKVIKSLD
- a CDS encoding DUF2004 domain-containing protein, producing MNKVASKHFGEVELNHGREHYFSAKHELAGQTVELDLNVNAHERFDEAALHKVDYRLRFLPELVDQVRDMIAEELEQEGTSPQEYRHFHCNAIKSEHLQKVFGVQDKSQLTDEVFLKALKLGHVGIFPGQPERYFVLDFTLGAHFTDEVLVASADEDGVVDDEILWES
- a CDS encoding DMT family transporter, with the protein product MDKNTTAAQGTRAGAATLVVSALSNQLCAATGSMAFPGMGPVGVVAVRQFIAAAVLLPIVRPRFWTLTRHQWWPVLLLAVVFGTMNLTLYSAIERVGLGLAVTLEFLGPLSVALLGSRSKASALCAVAAGLGVVAITRPKPSTDYFGIGLALVAAASWAAYILLNRRVGQRVPGVEGAAIAAGVSAILFLPVALIILPNDPPDPFTVFCAVGAGVLASVVPYLADLITLRRMTPNVFGILMSINPVFAALIGAVALHEVLAMPQWAGIALIVGANICALLFQGRKAHVGRFPSR